In Miscanthus floridulus cultivar M001 chromosome 5, ASM1932011v1, whole genome shotgun sequence, one genomic interval encodes:
- the LOC136455482 gene encoding putative lipid-transfer protein DIR1 has translation MAARKEVISIALAIALLVAAAEAGTCNVDAGAVMHHCKSACSSWWWGGGATPSQGCCNALRYADFGCVCRNYWGTLRSTPYAGCAMAIPSRCNIRGAPSSC, from the coding sequence ATGGCCGCAAGGAAAGAGGTGATCAGCATCGCACTGGCGATCGCGCTTCTGGTCGCGGCGGCCGAGGCTGGGACGTGCAACGTCGACGCTGGCGCGGTGATGCACCATTGCAAGTCCGCCTGCTCGAGCTGGTGGTGGGGTGGCGGGGCAACGCCAAGCCAGGGCTGCTGCAACGCCCTGAGATACGCCGACTTCGGTTGCGTCTGCCGCAACTACTGGGGTACGCTCAGGAGCACGCCCTACGCCGGCTGCGCCATGGCCATCCCTTCCAGGTGCAACATCCGGGGCGCGCCCAGCTCGTGCTAG